Proteins found in one Nocardia brasiliensis ATCC 700358 genomic segment:
- a CDS encoding siderophore-interacting protein, protein MSRFVGAVPTVAKQSSRDLHGALLKAVGVADFELTVTGRREISPHYLRLGFHGGGLLSGRSIHPTMWVRMWFPDESRLHMRAFTLVEPDARGDRFDIEFALHEGRASNWARNARVGDTIMATIRGSRFAIPQPPPAGYLVVGDTASLPAINSLLAAIGDAPATVWLEWQHEDDRDLPVAATARTEVTWVPREHGGAALVHRVRAAAFSASDHFGWVACDRWTTRKIASVLRNDFHLARNSLAARGYW, encoded by the coding sequence ATGTCGCGGTTCGTCGGTGCGGTGCCGACGGTCGCCAAACAATCGTCCCGGGACCTGCACGGCGCGCTGCTGAAGGCGGTGGGCGTCGCCGATTTCGAGCTGACGGTGACCGGCCGTCGCGAGATCTCCCCGCACTATCTGCGGCTCGGCTTCCACGGCGGCGGCCTGCTCAGCGGCCGATCGATCCACCCGACGATGTGGGTCCGCATGTGGTTTCCGGACGAAAGCCGTTTGCACATGCGCGCGTTCACTCTCGTCGAGCCCGATGCCAGGGGCGACCGCTTCGATATCGAGTTCGCGCTGCACGAGGGACGGGCGAGCAATTGGGCCCGCAACGCCCGCGTCGGCGACACGATCATGGCCACCATTCGCGGCTCGCGATTCGCGATACCGCAGCCGCCGCCCGCCGGGTATCTCGTCGTCGGCGATACCGCCTCGTTGCCCGCGATCAACTCCTTGCTCGCCGCGATCGGCGACGCACCGGCCACGGTGTGGCTGGAATGGCAGCACGAGGACGATCGCGACCTGCCGGTCGCGGCGACCGCGCGTACCGAGGTCACCTGGGTGCCGCGCGAGCACGGCGGCGCGGCACTGGTGCACCGGGTCCGCGCCGCCGCCTTTTCTGCTTCCGACCATTTCGGCTGGGTCGCCTGCGACCGCTGGACGACCCGCAAGATAGCGAGCGTGCTGCGCAACGACTTCCACCTGGCCCGGAACTCGCTGGCGGCACGCGGCTACTGGTGA
- a CDS encoding phosphopantetheine-binding protein: MTTPEPPTLAEVRALVADMIGTTPDAVPLDADLHALGVTSIGMMRLANRWRRAGIKIAYADLVADRRLIAWRRYLAPEQESR; encoded by the coding sequence ATGACCACGCCGGAACCGCCCACCCTCGCCGAGGTGCGGGCGCTCGTCGCGGACATGATCGGCACGACGCCCGACGCGGTGCCGCTCGACGCCGATCTGCACGCGCTGGGCGTCACCTCGATCGGCATGATGCGCCTGGCCAACCGGTGGCGGCGCGCCGGCATCAAGATCGCGTACGCGGATCTGGTGGCCGACCGGCGGCTGATCGCCTGGCGGCGATATCTGGCGCCGGAACAGGAATCTCGATGA
- a CDS encoding 4Fe-4S dicluster domain-containing protein, producing the protein MNLQTNGNNTGSTRVDRVSTRSRNNSWRKPPRRIEASECITCDSCLRSCPQEFGAIFNRGLDVVIVPELCSGCPACVLVCPVDCIYVDEDWAATGNELWSQIDPTVRGD; encoded by the coding sequence ATGAATTTGCAAACCAATGGAAACAATACTGGATCGACCCGGGTCGATCGAGTTTCTACGCGATCGAGAAACAATTCCTGGCGTAAGCCGCCACGGCGCATCGAAGCGTCCGAATGCATCACCTGCGATTCCTGTTTACGCAGTTGTCCACAGGAGTTCGGGGCGATTTTCAATCGCGGACTGGACGTCGTCATCGTGCCGGAGCTGTGCTCGGGCTGCCCGGCCTGCGTGCTGGTCTGCCCGGTGGACTGCATCTATGTCGACGAGGACTGGGCGGCGACCGGCAACGAGCTGTGGAGCCAGATCGATCCGACCGTCCGGGGGGACTGA
- a CDS encoding 3-deoxy-7-phosphoheptulonate synthase, with protein MTSSAQIRAVPVAAQQPPWDAHPDIGPVRQTLTVLPELVRPWEIRSLLAALARVERGAALLLHVGECAELFSMASPTHIDRRLLLYRRLADRLAERSGREVVLLARMAGQHAKPRSQPYETLPDGSRVLTYRGDAVNGVACSAGERAPEPARLLESYGRSHRTLDYLRRHHYLGRPLFVSHEALLRDYEEPLTRDHGVRYAASAHLVWIGDRTRGAVDWHINWAASIANPVAVKLGPTTEAHELTEIVRTLNCPPVPGRLGLIARMGVGHTDRLRALTGAVSTLDAAALWVCDPMHGNTIRAGERKTRLLRDMRAEITAFVAILGAAGIHPAGLHLEVTPDQVRECGADQPDADPGDAPPCDPRLNPDQATTIIDHFAAELAARALTTEEGRSS; from the coding sequence ATGACGTCGTCAGCGCAAATCCGAGCCGTGCCCGTCGCGGCGCAGCAACCACCGTGGGACGCGCATCCGGATATCGGGCCGGTCCGTCAGACGTTGACCGTGCTGCCGGAGTTGGTGCGGCCGTGGGAGATCCGGTCGCTGCTCGCCGCGCTGGCGCGCGTCGAACGCGGTGCCGCGCTGCTGCTGCACGTGGGTGAGTGCGCCGAATTGTTCAGCATGGCCAGCCCTACCCACATCGATCGCAGGCTGCTGCTGTACCGGCGGCTGGCCGATCGGCTCGCCGAGCGCAGCGGCCGCGAGGTGGTCCTGCTGGCGCGGATGGCCGGACAGCACGCGAAACCGCGCAGCCAGCCCTACGAAACGCTGCCCGACGGCAGCCGAGTGCTGACCTACCGCGGCGACGCCGTGAACGGTGTCGCCTGCTCCGCGGGCGAGCGCGCCCCGGAACCGGCCCGGCTGTTGGAGAGCTACGGTCGTTCGCATCGCACCCTGGACTATCTGCGCAGGCATCACTACCTGGGCCGCCCGCTGTTCGTCTCGCACGAGGCGCTGCTGCGCGACTACGAGGAGCCGCTGACCCGCGACCACGGCGTGCGATACGCGGCGAGCGCGCACCTGGTGTGGATCGGGGACCGGACCCGCGGGGCCGTGGACTGGCATATCAACTGGGCCGCGTCGATCGCCAATCCCGTGGCGGTGAAGCTCGGTCCGACGACCGAGGCGCACGAGCTGACCGAGATAGTCCGCACCCTGAACTGCCCGCCGGTGCCGGGCCGGCTCGGCCTGATCGCACGGATGGGTGTAGGCCACACCGACCGGCTGCGCGCGCTCACCGGTGCGGTGTCCACCCTCGACGCGGCCGCGCTGTGGGTGTGTGATCCGATGCACGGCAACACCATTCGGGCGGGTGAACGCAAGACCCGGTTGCTGCGCGACATGCGCGCCGAGATCACCGCGTTCGTCGCGATCCTTGGTGCGGCCGGTATCCACCCCGCGGGTCTACATCTCGAGGTCACCCCGGATCAGGTCCGGGAATGCGGCGCCGACCAACCGGACGCCGATCCGGGCGACGCGCCGCCGTGCGATCCGCGGCTGAACCCCGATCAGGCGACCACGATCATCGACCACTTCGCCGCGGAGCTGGCGGCTCGCGCGCTGACCACCGAGGAGGGGCGTTCATCATGA
- a CDS encoding (2,3-dihydroxybenzoyl)adenylate synthase codes for MTLDGFTPWPSEFAARYRQLGYWGTDTLAELPRRWAETFGAATALVHYDTGVRMDYAELDRRIDRMAAGFRAHGIEAGDRVVVQLPNHPEFVVTVFALIRRGAIPVFALLAHRGNEIRHLCRSVDATGFVTSAHYRGFDHRELAVDALKNCQTLRTVFVAGEADDGVESAVSDRFVALAEVDAAPAAFPAPHPSEVAFFLLSGGTTAMPKLIGRTHYDYCYQTRVLADLVQLTAGDVYLAALPVEFNFTWGSPGVVGTLCRGGTVVLVDDPNPDDCFAAIDREQVTVTSLVPAMAQLWLEIAELQPPRLSTLRLLQIGGAPLQRSVAERVSPTLGCALQQVFGMAEGLLSVTRLDDPVETVLGTQGRPISPGDEIRLVDDADADVPLGHTGELLARGPYTLRGYFQAPEHNQNSFTPDGFFRTGDLARLSAAGNLVIEGRRKDIVIRGGNKISATELEGYLLAHPAVSRVVVVPVPDADLGEAICVCVQPIAAPPTLAELRELLQRSGVAEYKWPDRLAIVTALPLTGLGKVDKAALVRAVLAVGR; via the coding sequence ATGACGCTCGACGGATTCACGCCCTGGCCATCGGAGTTCGCCGCGCGGTATCGCCAACTCGGCTACTGGGGCACCGACACCCTGGCCGAGCTACCCCGGCGCTGGGCCGAGACATTCGGTGCCGCAACGGCATTGGTGCACTACGACACCGGCGTCCGGATGGATTACGCGGAACTCGATCGGCGCATCGACCGGATGGCGGCCGGGTTCCGGGCACACGGTATCGAGGCCGGGGATCGGGTCGTGGTCCAACTGCCCAACCATCCGGAGTTCGTCGTCACGGTGTTCGCCCTCATCCGGCGCGGCGCCATCCCGGTCTTCGCGCTGCTGGCGCACCGCGGCAACGAGATCCGGCATCTCTGCCGCAGCGTCGACGCCACCGGTTTCGTCACGTCGGCGCACTATCGCGGCTTCGATCATCGGGAACTCGCGGTGGACGCGCTGAAGAACTGTCAGACCCTGCGGACGGTTTTCGTCGCGGGCGAAGCGGACGACGGGGTCGAGTCCGCGGTGTCGGATCGGTTCGTCGCGCTGGCCGAGGTCGACGCGGCGCCCGCCGCCTTTCCCGCGCCGCACCCGTCGGAGGTGGCCTTCTTCCTGTTGTCCGGCGGGACGACGGCGATGCCCAAGCTGATCGGCCGCACCCACTACGACTACTGCTATCAGACCCGAGTTCTGGCGGATCTGGTGCAGTTGACCGCGGGGGACGTCTATTTGGCGGCGCTGCCGGTGGAATTCAACTTCACCTGGGGATCGCCGGGTGTGGTGGGCACGCTGTGCCGGGGCGGCACCGTGGTGCTGGTCGACGACCCGAATCCGGACGATTGCTTCGCCGCGATCGACCGGGAGCAGGTCACCGTCACCTCGCTGGTGCCCGCGATGGCGCAGCTGTGGCTGGAGATCGCGGAGCTGCAACCACCGCGGCTCTCGACGTTGCGCCTGCTGCAGATCGGTGGCGCGCCGCTGCAACGCAGTGTCGCCGAACGTGTTTCCCCCACCCTGGGTTGTGCGCTGCAACAGGTGTTCGGCATGGCCGAGGGGTTGCTCAGCGTGACCCGGCTCGACGATCCGGTCGAGACCGTGCTCGGCACGCAGGGACGGCCGATCTCGCCCGGTGACGAGATCCGCCTGGTCGACGACGCCGATGCCGACGTGCCGCTCGGACACACCGGCGAGCTGCTCGCCCGCGGTCCGTACACGCTGCGCGGGTATTTCCAAGCGCCGGAACACAATCAGAACTCCTTCACACCGGACGGCTTCTTCCGGACCGGCGATCTGGCGCGCCTGAGCGCCGCGGGGAATCTCGTGATCGAGGGCCGCCGCAAGGACATCGTGATCCGCGGCGGCAACAAGATCTCGGCCACCGAACTGGAGGGGTACCTGCTCGCGCATCCCGCGGTCAGCCGGGTGGTCGTGGTGCCGGTGCCCGATGCCGACCTCGGTGAGGCGATCTGCGTGTGCGTGCAGCCGATCGCCGCGCCGCCCACGCTCGCGGAGCTACGAGAGTTGTTGCAACGCAGCGGAGTAGCCGAATACAAATGGCCGGATCGGCTGGCGATCGTGACCGCGCTGCCGCTGACCGGTCTCGGCAAAGTCGACAAGGCCGCCCTGGTGCGGGCCGTGCTCGCGGTGGGGCGGTGA
- a CDS encoding ParB/RepB/Spo0J family partition protein, whose product MLRIPSEAISYITLGARVIQALERKPGCRARNAEAGMPGGIVMDQIAAVRPEANAAGHDVLEFGSDSGYSEIEQIPIDELSVLDSPRIGGEDFTHVRALAEVITVLPPIVVHRQTMTVVDGAHRLRAAQRSGAEVIDAVYFDGDAREAFVIAVRMNSAHGLPLTLADRKAAATRILGDYPEWSNRRVADVVGLSDKTVGAIRRGADAEYPQQPDARMGRDGVMYPVEAGERRRRALEFLADKPGASAKEVALATGVSLTTAKKARRDVRENRAAGAGRDGQGADTGAGGETGVPGVAPSADRQAGGQGGSRDTGAIVRRLRADPSLRFTEYGRRLLRMLEALPVEPAAWQMIVDSIPMHCAPTVAELARRHAVEWQNLAERLARKADLDRIS is encoded by the coding sequence ATGCTTCGGATCCCGTCGGAAGCAATATCATATATCACCCTGGGTGCTCGGGTAATACAGGCCTTGGAGCGAAAACCCGGCTGCCGTGCGCGCAACGCGGAAGCGGGGATGCCAGGAGGGATAGTTATGGACCAGATTGCTGCGGTCCGACCGGAAGCGAATGCTGCGGGTCATGACGTACTCGAATTCGGGTCGGACTCGGGGTATTCGGAGATCGAACAAATTCCCATCGATGAACTCAGCGTGCTCGATTCACCACGGATCGGCGGTGAGGATTTCACGCACGTGCGCGCGCTGGCGGAGGTGATCACCGTATTACCGCCCATCGTCGTGCACCGGCAGACGATGACGGTGGTCGACGGCGCGCATCGCTTGCGTGCGGCGCAGCGCAGCGGGGCCGAGGTCATCGATGCCGTGTATTTCGACGGTGACGCACGGGAGGCCTTCGTGATCGCCGTGCGAATGAACAGCGCGCACGGTCTGCCATTAACGCTGGCCGACCGGAAGGCCGCCGCCACGCGCATACTCGGCGACTACCCGGAATGGTCTAACCGCCGGGTGGCCGATGTCGTAGGATTATCCGACAAAACGGTCGGCGCTATTCGCCGAGGGGCAGATGCGGAATATCCGCAGCAGCCCGATGCGCGAATGGGACGTGATGGCGTGATGTATCCGGTCGAGGCCGGAGAGCGTCGGCGTCGCGCGTTGGAGTTCTTGGCCGACAAACCCGGAGCGTCGGCAAAAGAGGTGGCATTGGCCACGGGAGTTTCGCTCACCACCGCCAAGAAGGCCCGCCGGGACGTGCGGGAAAATCGCGCGGCCGGGGCGGGCCGGGACGGCCAAGGCGCCGATACCGGCGCGGGCGGCGAAACCGGCGTGCCGGGTGTTGCGCCCTCGGCCGATCGGCAAGCCGGTGGCCAGGGCGGATCGCGAGATACCGGCGCGATCGTGCGGCGTCTGCGGGCGGATCCGTCGTTGCGTTTCACCGAGTACGGGCGAAGGTTGCTGCGGATGCTGGAGGCGCTGCCGGTGGAACCGGCGGCGTGGCAAATGATAGTCGACAGCATTCCGATGCATTGTGCGCCGACCGTGGCGGAATTGGCTCGGCGGCATGCCGTGGAATGGCAGAATCTCGCCGAGAGATTGGCGCGGAAGGCCGACCTCGACCGTATTTCCTGA
- a CDS encoding polyprenyl synthetase family protein, giving the protein MRNIREYLGRSRAEVEPTMRAAVNQLPESMHRVASYHLGWTDEHGAATGGHGGKAIRPALVLLAAQVVGGDATAALVPAAALELVHNYTLMHDDVMDGDLTRRHRATAWKVFGRWPAVLAGDALLAQALAMLALEPRAEAVRGTGVLTGAVLAVHEGQFADLGLETRSVVSLDEVTAMVHGKTSALFGCACELGALYGGGTEEQIKSLRNFGDHMGMAFQLVDDMLGIWGRYESTGKPVCADIAARKKSLPVTAALNSATAAGAKLSVIYRSDRRLTDEELRNTADLIVAAGGRAWAEARAEEEIAAALGYLTEAAVSAEHAERLIDIAHLVTHRDL; this is encoded by the coding sequence ATGCGGAATATTCGAGAATATCTGGGTCGGTCGCGCGCGGAAGTCGAGCCGACCATGCGCGCGGCCGTGAATCAGCTGCCCGAATCGATGCATCGCGTCGCGAGTTATCACCTCGGCTGGACGGACGAGCACGGCGCGGCCACTGGCGGCCACGGCGGCAAGGCTATCCGGCCCGCGCTGGTTCTACTCGCCGCCCAGGTCGTCGGGGGTGACGCGACGGCGGCGCTGGTGCCCGCCGCCGCGCTCGAGCTCGTGCACAACTACACCCTGATGCACGACGACGTGATGGACGGCGACCTCACCCGCCGGCATCGGGCCACCGCGTGGAAGGTCTTCGGCCGGTGGCCCGCGGTACTCGCCGGGGACGCGCTGCTGGCCCAGGCGCTGGCCATGCTGGCGTTGGAGCCGCGAGCCGAAGCCGTCCGGGGCACAGGGGTGCTGACCGGCGCGGTACTGGCGGTGCACGAGGGCCAGTTCGCCGATCTGGGTCTCGAGACCCGCAGCGTGGTGAGCCTGGACGAGGTGACGGCCATGGTGCACGGCAAGACCAGCGCGCTGTTCGGTTGTGCCTGCGAACTCGGCGCGTTGTACGGCGGCGGTACCGAGGAGCAGATCAAATCCCTGCGCAATTTCGGTGACCATATGGGTATGGCGTTCCAGCTGGTCGACGACATGCTGGGCATCTGGGGCAGGTACGAATCGACCGGAAAACCGGTTTGCGCGGATATCGCGGCCAGAAAGAAATCGCTGCCCGTGACCGCAGCACTGAACTCGGCGACAGCGGCCGGCGCGAAATTGTCCGTGATCTACCGGAGCGATCGCCGGCTCACCGACGAGGAACTGCGGAATACCGCCGATCTCATCGTGGCGGCGGGCGGGCGGGCCTGGGCGGAAGCACGCGCCGAAGAAGAGATCGCCGCCGCGCTCGGTTATCTCACCGAGGCCGCGGTTTCCGCCGAGCATGCCGAGCGACTCATCGATATCGCACACCTGGTCACCCATCGAGATCTCTGA
- a CDS encoding ketoacyl-ACP synthase III family protein: MKTSSIFIAGIGTAPVPIIETADAVARGWYDADERARSELVSITTAGATPAPDLAVTAAEVAIATSGQQPADFGVVFHTNVHPQGPEGWSAQHYINRRTINQPVPSMEIRNGCIGFLSTLQLAAMYLTTASDRPAALLTCADNFGTPTVDRWNASKLFVLADGGGAVVLSRTGGFARVLALGSVSAPELEERHRSGETMFPPSLTVGGALNFEERTSHFQRRMNEGVLRPESDFGSVVIEVVERTLKEADTSMDEIARVVHDGFTSWALQDLFLDPIGVTVERGIWDYTRTVGHAGPADQIRGLEYLLRTGQVGSGDRVLLFTGGPGMEAAAAVVEIDARP, translated from the coding sequence ATGAAGACCAGCAGTATCTTTATCGCCGGGATCGGGACGGCCCCTGTCCCGATCATCGAGACCGCCGACGCCGTTGCCCGCGGCTGGTACGACGCCGACGAACGCGCCCGCAGCGAGCTGGTGTCGATCACCACCGCGGGGGCCACCCCGGCGCCCGACCTGGCCGTCACCGCGGCCGAGGTCGCGATCGCGACCTCGGGGCAGCAGCCCGCGGATTTCGGCGTCGTGTTCCACACCAATGTGCACCCGCAGGGGCCGGAGGGGTGGTCGGCGCAGCATTACATCAACCGCCGCACCATCAACCAGCCGGTGCCCTCGATGGAGATCCGCAACGGTTGCATCGGCTTCCTGTCCACGCTGCAACTGGCGGCCATGTATCTGACCACCGCCTCCGATCGTCCGGCGGCTCTGCTCACCTGCGCGGACAATTTCGGCACACCCACCGTCGACCGTTGGAACGCCTCCAAGCTGTTCGTGCTCGCGGACGGCGGCGGGGCCGTCGTACTGTCGCGCACCGGCGGATTCGCCAGGGTGCTCGCCCTCGGTTCGGTGTCGGCGCCGGAACTGGAGGAACGCCACCGCTCCGGCGAAACGATGTTCCCGCCGAGCCTCACCGTCGGCGGCGCGTTGAACTTCGAGGAGCGCACCAGCCACTTCCAACGCCGGATGAACGAGGGCGTGCTGCGTCCGGAAAGCGATTTCGGGTCGGTGGTGATCGAGGTGGTGGAGCGCACCCTGAAGGAGGCCGACACCTCGATGGACGAGATCGCCCGGGTGGTGCACGACGGATTCACCTCCTGGGCACTGCAGGACCTGTTCCTCGACCCCATCGGCGTCACCGTCGAGCGCGGCATCTGGGATTACACCCGCACCGTCGGGCACGCAGGGCCGGCCGATCAGATCCGCGGGCTCGAGTACCTGCTGCGCACCGGCCAGGTCGGCTCCGGCGATCGCGTGCTGCTGTTCACCGGCGGGCCCGGCATGGAAGCCGCGGCCGCCGTGGTCGAGATCGACGCGCGACCGTAA